The Capsicum annuum cultivar UCD-10X-F1 chromosome 3, UCD10Xv1.1, whole genome shotgun sequence genomic sequence ccctacctcattgttgtttcaTTAAGTGtccatttacatgtctcttattagtagattattagttcaaggtaccataatgttatgaccgccaagtaataatctcaaaggctaaataaactaagtaacgcaaatctgtaaaacgagtggcagctcagggtcataatcctagcatgggtcgatctcgatacctttatatgtgggtggaagCTCAGGGTCAatagcctagcatgggccgatcctaatgtTCATATGTGGGTGGCACCTCAGgagcgtaagcctagcatgggtagATCCCGATTTATCTacttaccactgatcagctggtcatttgcgtTATAtagcttacaaagattatgaagtaggaaagtaaaaatgaagaaaagaatgtaatgtacatgGTCCCGCAAGTATatgtaaaggtggtctactagtgctacttatacacttgtatctgatttctattgagctctcaTATCATCTGTTGTTacctttagccttacatatttattacatattttcatactgacgtccctcataggggacctgtatttcatgctgcaggaacaggtgcttcagctaatacacctcgctagtaggagcacaggctattcagtgactattggtgagctccaggttgattcatGGCTTTTCGAGTCTATTccatttattttggattgtgtaGTAGTCAAGAttagggcgggggtttgtcctgaCCCTAACTAAAGTCTATGtattttttagaggctttgtagactaatgtaaagtacAACATGGTAGTGTTTTGTCTTTTAGATTTGGTGACCCCAACGatcaagtattgtatatataattttgtgctttCCAATGTAGATATTTTCATCTATgcataatattatgtttttcagaacctttggttgtcatagttacatgcatgggaagtacaaggttatAGATTGGTTCTCTCAGGCCTCTACGGCTACGGTTGCCTGTTCGCCcaaataggatttgaggcatgacaaaagtggtatcagagcaagtcATCCTAGGGAGTCTCAAAGCCGTGACTACGTAGAATCTTACTTATGGGTGCGTTGTGCACCATATCTATAAACAAAACACTATGGGCATTTAggggatgttttttttttttttttcacatattagatcgtgcaatagagcccaagTCATAGGTGAAGTCATAGTTAACCACTAAACCTATTTTTTCctcattatagtaaagatgctagttacaagaaggagtaaaAATACATGTAAGAGAATAGACGTGGCTGTCGGAGAAGGGAAAAACAAGTCACCACCTAGAAAGCTAATCAAAGTAAGGCTCAAGTtgagtttgtatcacaaacttcttctactcctccatcttcaGAAGAACTAAGGAGGAGAAGAACCgcatcctcagaaccacctattaatgctactgaccaAAATCTAAGGAATGCGGTGCAATTATTGGCTTGTATTGTTGttggacaagctcaaggacaaaccattccaaccacaggttctagtggtgcagataggaTAGCTAGCCTACGGACTCAAAATTTTCTTAAGttggatcctcccacattcaccgGATCAGATATTAATAAAgacccacaagactttattgatcaaatctaaagggctctagatgtcatgcatgtatcaggtaaagagacagttgagctagcaacatatagattcaaaggggaggctatattttggtatgaagactagAAACGATCTAAGGGTATCGATGCACCTTTAGCTATTTGGAAAgggttcaaagaggcatttcttgatcattacctttcATTTGAGATTCGAGAAGCCCGTGCGGATCAGTTCCCGAATCTTTGCCAAGGAAATACAAGCGTGAAGGAGTACAACCTCcggtttaactctttggctaggtatgctcctaatgttgtagctactatggacgATAAATttcatcgatatgtggataggttagatccatatctggttagagattgtactattactACTtagaacaaagatatggacatagcaaggatacaagcttttgcacaaaaaatagaCACTACCTGAAATTAGGCCTATGGCAATAAATTTTTTAGCGACGGTTCAAAAACTGTTGCTATAGGCAGTCTATAGCAATGGTTATAACCGTTGCTAAAAAGTTGGACTCTAATGTCATGGTCTAGTGACACAATCGTTGTCACTTATGTATAACCGTTGATATAGGTATACATATAACAATAGTTTTAAAACCGTTGCCATAAAAAAATCTATAGCAAGACCTACTTCTTAATTATACAATAGTTATTAAATCCCTCTAATTTCctcacttatttttttcatacGTAACCcgccaaaataaaaaatttaggacCCAAAATTTTCATAAACCGCAAAAAGAATATTTTAGAACCCTCATATCCGAGACACCCAAATCTCACTAGAACCTACCATTTCTCTCACTAGAACCTTTCAAATCTCTCTAGTCGCGCAAATCTCATGGCCAAATCTGTGATATTTATGTGAAATTAAAGCATGGATGGAGCTTATTTTGCAATTTCTTTCATATACTAGTGTCGCTGATCTGTGAAGTCAAAAAATTGTAGGGTTTTCTTCAATCCGTGAAATTTTAGCTGAAGAAACAATTTTAAGGTTAATCTATTTTATTTCTCtaaaaattgatgttgaatttctGTTGCATGAGTGTTTTTGTGTGTGTTTCAAGAGAAATTTGTGTGAATCTCTTAAAATGCAATAAGAATCTCATTAGAACCTAAGAATCTTCCAAATCTCACTAGTCGCGCAAATCTCATGCCCAAATCTGTGACATTTATGTGAAATTGGTGCATGGATGGAGCATATTTTGAAATTTCTCTCATTTTTGGAGATTTGCTGATCTGTGAAGTCAAAAAATTCTACATTTTTTTCAATCCGTGAAATTTTGGCTGAAGAAATAATATTATGGTTAGTTTCCACATCTTGAATCGGTTAAACTTAAGAGGAAAGCGAGATCTGCTATGTTTAATTTGATACCTGAAGATTGGAGAGGGTCTGTTACTCCATGGGTTGCGGAAATTACAAAGTTGTTTAGACGATTGAAAGCTCTTCACTTTAGGAGAATGATTGTTAGGGATTCGGATCTCGAATTGCCTGCGATTCGTCGTGGTAAAGTTCTTCAGGTTTTGAAGCTGGATAAGTGTTCTGGATTCTCTACTGATGGACTTCTGCATATTGCTCATTCCTGCAggtataaatttgatattttgaattttgtttattGCAAGTTGAGCTGATTTCAGTTCAATTGTGAGTTTATTTACTTTAATTAACTATTGTCAATGAGAATTTCCTTAATTAAGATCCGAAGGGATGAATCATTACCATGTTCATCTTTATAGGATATCTCATTGGAAATAAGGTTGTTTATGATAGAGATAGAGATGTTGTTTATGATAGAGATCTAACAAGGTTGTAAGTTTACTGTGCTTTTGGAATGCGCCGAAGAAGTACAGGAGATTGGATTCTAAGCTTAAAACAAAAATGATGGAACTTAAGAGAGGTTCATCAGGACAAAGCAAATTTCGGTGAATCAATAGTATAATGTTGAAATTTTCTCGGTTTAAAGAGGGATTGAAGGAGATAAAAGGTGTCTTTGAACAGTTCGGTTCGTAGCTTCTGTATATGTTTGGCTTTATGAGTTTTCGTTACatctttactaccaatagattTATGCTTGTTCTGTCTTTGGTTCTTTTCATAAGATGAAGATTCAAATGGGACTATTGACCAGGAtgaactaaataaatgcataaaGAAGCTTTAATTTGTTGTTCAAGAGGAAgaaattgatgatcttttcgacTCCTATGATCTGGATGAAAAGGAAGGGATTCAATTCAATGAGTTCATTATTTCTTCTATGTCTTCTTTATCTTGTGGTGGATTCATCCTCCTCCTCCGATAATGTATGCAAAAACTATCCTCTTCGCTGTTCTTCTTTTGTGTACTTTTACTAGATATTTACTTATCATGTGAAGCTATATTCCTGAGATTAGTAGTTGTGGTGTTggtcttgtagtttcttgttgtTCGATTAATTTTTACTATCTGTTGATTCCTTATATCTCGATTGTCGTagtgttttgttgtagtttctgttCTGTTGCTATTTGTTGTTTCTTATCTTCCGTTACTTTCTGTGCTGGACTGCTTTAGACCGTCTTTTTCTTGCGTTGAGGATCtgtagaaacaacctctctacatctaaggtaggggtaaggtctgcgtacactctccCCTTCGTAGACCGCACTTTGTAGCATCTCGCCACTTCTCTTTCCGAATGTTTTTTCATACAATTCTTATACTAGCTTTCTTGTATAAGAATTCTTACTCTGGACTGCTTCACCATTCAAATTAAGAGATTTTTATGCATTTGTTTCCCACATTAGAGTATGGGATTAAGCCCAAGTTATAAATGTGTGAATGCATTAGTTTCGTGGGGATGGGGGTTGCGTAGTGTAGTTTCTAGTATGCATTAGTTTCGTGGGGATGGGGGTTGCGTAGTGTAGTTTCTAGTATTCTGCATTAATGGTATTTAGTAGTAACTACTTCTCATGTATGTAGCTTACTTCTGTTTATCTTAAGTATGCAATAAACTCCAAATGTACATGCTTAAGTCTAGGTGACCTCGATCATTTCTTATGTGTGTTGCATTAAGCTATCTTGAGTACAAGTTCTTCGTGAATCACATTCTCTGATTACATCTTTTAGTTGTTACTGGATGCTTTCAATGCTATGTTTTATTCTATGGGATGAAAAAGGAAGCTTCTTTGGTGCAACCTTTTTGCTTTATGGATGGATAAAATTTTCGAAGTACCAATGTGCCAGGAAGCTTTGTTTGGTCAGTGTCGCGGATCTTTGTTTTCATGTTTCTAGTTGATATTTCCTTTGTCACCCAGTTTACTTCAGAATGTTGTTGGATATGAGGGACCCCTTTCATTattacattctttttttttctgaaCTTTACTTTCATTTTGTTCTCGTTATTAGATTGTTTAGTTAGACGATTAGGACCAAAGCTTCTAGGACGAACAGATGATACAGGGGTAAATAAACTTCATTCCACATTGTCTCTTACTTCCATTGCTCTCAAATCTTTTGTAAACTTTTGCATGGAATTCCTTCTCTAAACCAACTCTATTCCCTTGTTTCTCTGTTGCTGTTCCAGCAGAAGATGGTCAAGGATTTTGTTAAAATCCTCAATCAAGAGAACTCTGAGGAAGTGCCTGCTGGCTTGAAGCTCCCAGAGCCCTTTAGTCAACTTGTTGCTGAAACGAAAAACAACAAGTATAGCGCAAAATAATTTGCTTTGGTGTTAAAGGGAATGGTATGTGCATGTCCTTTCTCTAGCCTTTCTAGTAGTGCATGTCTATTAGCCTTATTTGCTATTGCCTTCTCTTGAACTTTCTACTGTCAGGTCAGGGATTGGGCTGAGTTACTTACTGACCCCACTTTGGTATCGAGTGCGCACAGGTGCAGAATGATATAGCTCCTTCTTAGCTGAACTTGAAGTTGAATTTTCTATTTTGCAGATGGAGAAATCTGAAGAGAGATTAGGGAATCAAAATTTACAGAGCTTATGAATAAACACTTTGCTGCAAGTGTAAATCCTGAAGGAATTCACTGTCTTTTGCTGCGGTTGACTGATGAGTACTCCTCAAATGCTCATGCACGCAGATAGTTGCAGATCACGAGCTACTACAACTTGCAGTCTTCTTCAGGCAGGCCAGTCACAAGGTTAATGAGCGTGGCTAGACGTGTCAAACGTGCCTTAAGGTTGGCTGATAAGCCAAAATTTGTTTCTGCTTTCTGTCAAAGCAACTGTGGTGATGTCAGTCCCAATGTGCTCGTTGCATTCTGCATAGACACAGGACTTCCTTGCGACTTCAATCATAGTACATGCGGTGGAAAGAATGAGTTAAGTTATGGTCGAGGACCAGGGTATGCATTACGGTCTATTActttggttttggataattgCAATCTTTGTTATGTAGTTTGATTGTAACGTCATCCTTTGCTTGATGGCAGATACACAGATGAATTTGAGAGTACACACATCATTggagagagaaaaattaaaaaagctGTAGAGCTTTTCGATAAAGCAACAGAGCAAGTAAAGTGAAAGATTAATTATCGTCACACCTATGTGGACTTCTCCAAACTCGAGATAACAGTTCCAAAAGAGGGTGGTGGTACTGAAATGGTTAAAACCTATCCCGCTGTAATGGTCTTTGCATTTGCTGCCGGTACAACTGATGGTCCTGGAGAATTTGATTTTAAGCAGGGAGATGACCAGGTATTAAAAACAATATCTCTTGTTTATTTGACCAATATCAATCAGTGAGTGAAGCGATTTCATGTTTGCTCATCTTACTGGAAACATCTTCAGGGAAATGCTTTTTGGAAATTGGTGCGAAACTTGCTTAAAAAACCAGGCGATGAACAAAAGAGGTGCCAGCATCCCAAGCCCATTTTGCTCGATACTGGTGTAATGAAGGTGTTGTATGATTGGGCGGTAAGCTTTCTTGCTCTGTCACTCGTAAAATGTTTCCGCATATTGAGGATCTCTAGCCACAAATAATTTTATGTTCTTCCTCAGGTTCCTATTGGTAGAATGCATGTGCCCTTGTGATTTTGGGCTAAAAGTAATACTCATCTTTTGTCACGAAAGAGTGCCTGATTCAAGAAAATGTTATTCATATCATATATGTTAAAAATACTTTGGCACAAAAGAACTGTTTGCTAATCTATTGCTCTCATTTCGAAATTTGATTTGATTATTCCACTACTATACCAGATGACAATTAAGCCTGTAGAACTTGAAATCCATAGATTGTGTTATCAAGCTTCGCTAAGTTTTTGTTTCACTTTAACCATATGCTCGGGCAGATATAAAAGAGGGCAAGAAATGTTAATACTGTATGTATTTCTTGCTAATGATGATTGATGAGAAGGTTTGGAATACAATACAAAGGGCACATGCATTCTACCACTGGTAATTCTGACTTCTGTGAAGAACatatgtttatggaatatatgaAGATAACTAAAATCATATTGTCAAAGATAATTGACATGAATTTTGTTTTTGTAGTTGGAGAAAATGAAGCAGCGAATGACGAACACATTGAAGATTGTTAAGAAGATATTAGATGgtttttgaacttgttttagGATAATTTGGATTTTGACAACAACACAATGAAACTTGGTCGATTTTCTACTCTTTTGGATATTAATCACTGTGGTTGGCTTATTATTTTGGATACAATTTTGAAGATGaacattgataaatgttttgtgATTCTTATTATAGCTTTTATCATGTATTTgagtttattaatatttattagtaCTGATATATCATTGCAAGGCTACATATTTTTGTAGCAAATTAAGCTGTTGCAATAGCAACTTGAACTGTTGCAATAGTATACAGTAAATAATACACTTATTTTaaatgttgcaatagatcaaATAACTGTTGCATAACACAAAGTGTTGCAATAGATCAAATAACTGTTGCATAACACACTATGACAACAGTTTGTAAACCATTGTGTTAGATCATTTAAACCGTCTCTAAACAATTTATATGTGACGAAAAAAATTGTACTAAAAAAATTGTAACATTAATAACAAAATTGTTGCAACAAAGTGGGTAATACATTTAtttaactgttgcaatagatataacaACCATTGGATAAAATTTTTTGGCAACAGTTTATTTCGTTCCAATTGATATCAAGTGTTGCAGTAGAGATCAGTAAAACCGTTGCTATAGCCTACCTATAGCAACAGTTATTAAAACCGTTATAAAATCGTAGCAGTAGAGCTATCGCTATGTGACCTGATAAAACGGTTGTAGAACTGTCGCAATACGTCTATAGCTATGGTTTACTTGGCTATTGCAACTCTTTTGCATATGTTACCATAGACCCATTTTTTAGTAGTGAGAGGATccgaggcaaagaagaagaacacaagaattggaaagagggtattccaagaggGCGGGCAGTTAATGGAATCCTaaggagagtttaggcctcgGTTTTCTAATAGACCGCCTAGgccattattttattatcttataactagtgctccaccacagtttcAAAGGTCCAAAAGCAATCAgtttgggcaaagaagtgagagtcagagatCACGGATAgtggggtatcaagagcaaggaaGTATGAGCAAATTAAGACCTCCTCGGTAGCCatgtaaacaatgtggaaagcttcatttaggtATATGTTGGTTTGGGACAAATACTTTCTTTTGGTGTGGTACATCgggacatatgatgagagaatgcccacaaagaGGCATAAATGGAAAGACATGACCTACTGGATCAGCCGTTGGATCATCATCATCGGTGCCTTATTTAGGTAGAGGTGTACAACCTATGGATCGTGGTTGAGGTGCTAAAGGAGCAGCTAACTCTAGTGGAGTttagaatcgtacatatgctttagcggatcgacaaaatttagaggcttctccagatgtagTTACAAATACATTGTCCATTATATCACATGACGTGCATGAATTAATTGATCCGATTCTATATTATCATATGTCACTTCATTGGTTGCTGgcaagttcaaaagaacaccagaattgctagttaagccatttgaagtgtctacgccggttggtgaatctattatagatAGGAAAGTGTATCagaattgtataataactatttgtggtcgggatacaatggctgacctggttgagttagaaatggt encodes the following:
- the LOC107863501 gene encoding neutral ceramidase 3-like, encoding MVKTYPAVMVFAFAAGTTDGPGEFDFKQGDDQGNAFWKLVRNLLKKPGDEQKRCQHPKPILLDTGVMKVLYDWALEKMKQRMTNTLKIVKKILDGF